In a single window of the Cervus elaphus chromosome 1, mCerEla1.1, whole genome shotgun sequence genome:
- the CLDN25 gene encoding putative claudin-25: MSWSFQGKTQLGGLLLSLLGCVCLCITTVLPEWKTLSLELNEMETWTMGLWEVCVDQEEVATVCKAFESFLSLPRELQASRILMVASHGLGLTGLLLSGFGAECFQFHRIRRVLKRRFCLLGGTLEASAAATTLLPVSWVAYTTIQDFWDDSIPEIVPRWEFGDALYLGWAAGVFLALGGLLLIFSAYLGKEDVSSPHMAVPTTAPPSCAPAQVSDGSFYLMPRPGTLFT; encoded by the coding sequence ATGTCCTGGAGTTTCCAGGGGAAAACCCAGCTAGGGGGactgctcctttctctccttGGCTGCGTCTGCTTATGCATCACCACTGTCCTTCCCGAGTGGAAGACTCTCAGTCTGGAGCTGAACGAAATGGAGACCTGGACCATGGGGCTTTGGGAGGTCTGCGTGGATCAGGAGGAAGTCGCCACCGTGTGCAAGGCCTTTGAGTCCTTCCTGTCTCTGCCCCGGGAGCTTCAGGCATCCCGCATCCTCATGGTGGCCTCCCATGGGCTCGGACTTACGGGGCTTCTGCTCTCTGGCTTTGGGGCCGAATGCTTCCAGTTTCACAGGATCAGACGAGTGCTGAAAAGGAGGTTTTGCCTCCTGGGAGGGACTTTGGAGGCATCAGCTGCAGCCACTACCCTCCTTCCAGTCTCCTGGGTGGCCTACACCACAATCCAAGACTTCTGGGATGACAGCATCCCTGAGATCGTGCCTCGGTGGGAGTTTGGAGATGCCCTCTACCTGGGCTGGGCTGCTGGTGTTTTCCTGGCCCTTGGTGGATTACTCCTCATCTTCTCAGCCTACCTGGGAAAAGAAGATGTGTCTTCTCCCCACATGGCTGTTCCTACAACTGCCCCGCCATCCTGTGCGCCAGCACAGGTATCTGATGGCTCGTTCTACCTAATGCCAAGACCTGGGACCCTGTTCACCTAG